In Periplaneta americana isolate PAMFEO1 chromosome 3, P.americana_PAMFEO1_priV1, whole genome shotgun sequence, the following are encoded in one genomic region:
- the LOC138696004 gene encoding XK-related protein 6-like, translating to MSSVLITDNKSQCYKKEEELSLKSKGIPLKDPSIDELDFLPNNAHVTNWDIFVLSVSIISHIVDIALDINLAFRYFHSGRLEYFILTVVFILFPALVNTIISIKMYALDKENNSVSKMASRKWVIRIFVLLLQLAPVLRYCDSLSYALKSRRAEKQQDCANQRKYYEKMLKEDSDVALLRVFECFLEAAPQQILQISILLVDTRDGSTFHWLHQVGSIVSSMLSMAWSMASYHRSIRFIQEDKDNISWPGTVMQFLWHFMITVSRILSISVVASMFPTWTALACAVHWLIMTTWLSLLDRTNFCTSSPDSATRKERIGEVLFAAILGLVYIFTYITPGEGRTRTRYLVYYMVCFVENLIATVMWAVRVPSQLRDTWYFLPLVISSIVPFVIGIIFMILYYLFFHPKGVPSTKHVHTNCDSPLTQETNISEPCQG from the exons ATGTCATCAGTTTTAATTACTGATAATAAAAGTCAGTGTTACAAAAAAGAGGAGGAACTCTCTTTAAAGAGCAAAGGAATTCCCTTAAAGGATCCCTCCATAGATGAACTTGATTTCTTACCAAATAATGCACATGTGACGAATTGGGATATATTTGTTTTATCTGTGTCAATAATTAGTCATATAGTAGATATAGCGTTAGATATCAATTTAGCCTTCCGATATTTTCACAGTGGCAgacttgaatatttcattctaACTGTTGTATTTATACTCTTTCCTGCCTTAGTCAACACAATCATAAGTATTAAaat GTATGCTCTGGACAAAGAAAATAACTCTGTGTCGAAGATGGCATCGCGAAAATGGGTTATTCGCATATTTGTCTTACTTCTTCAGCTTGCCCCAGTCTTAAG GTACTGTGACTCATTGAGTTATGCACTCAAATCGAGGCGTGCAGAAAAGCAACAGGACTGCGCCAATCAACGCAAATATTACGAGAAAATGCTCAAGGAGGACTCCGACGTAGCATTGTTGCGAGTGTTTGAATGTTTTTTGGAAGCTGCACCCCAACAGATCTTGCAGATATCAATCCTGCTCGTGGACACAAGAGATGGGTCGACTTTTCACT GGCTGCACCAAGTAGGCTCCATCGTCAGCTCCATGCTCAGCATGGCATGGTCCATGGCTTCTTACCACCGCTCCATTCGGTTTATTCAAGAGGACAAGGATAACATCTCCTGGCCTGGCACTGTTATGCAGTTTCTTTGGCACTTCATGATCACAG TGTCGCGTATCCTTTCAATAAGTGTGGTTGCGTCTATGTTCCCCACATGGACTGCACTAGCATGTGCTGTGCACTGGTTGATCATGACAACATGGTTGTCTCTTCTGGACCGCACAAACTTCTGCACGTCATCGCCAGACAGTGCTACAAGGAAGGAGCGCATAGGTGAAGTACTGTTCGCTGCCATCTTAGGTCTGGTCTACATCTTCACGTACATCACACCTGGCGAGGGTCGCACACGTACCAGGTACTTGGTCTATTACATGGTCTGCTTTGTGGAGAATCTGATAGCCACTGTGATGTGGGCAGTCAGGGTACCATCCCAGTTGCGGGACACGTGGTACTTTCTGCCTCTAGTGATATCGTCTATTGTGCCTTTTGTGATAGGAATCATCTTTATGATTCTGTATTACTTGTTTTTTCATCCAAAAGGAGTCCCTTCAACAAAACACGTCCATACCAATTGTGATTCACCGTTAACACAAGAGACAAACATTTCAGAGCCATGTCAAGGTTAA
- the LOC138696005 gene encoding XK-related protein 4-like isoform X3 → MYVSMLLQVWLAFVMCSTYVEVLCDLVMAVMYIIDGDEPTLPKPPLWKWVLRIIMLLLQLAPVLRYCDALAYGVQSITAGKAGNRLRQQKMYRRMLDEDSDAALLRLFHCFLHAAPQAILQLMILIFHVNQQDVSSIQAIQAWAVICSLISVAWSLTSYHRSVRYARDDKEKLEWQGAVMQFCWHLMSTVSRVLALSLLASLFPAWMGTVCLCHWCVMSAWLALGHQQTAVCASRCEEVLFSFVLGLAYILAFIAPRDGPTRYSYLAYYLVFFMENTGALVVWCVASSSAQNPVLYYGAVVAQVVAFILALAFMLLYYRYFHPSGTSATLSKSISITDPDMDLSKPGQSKQQTL, encoded by the exons atgtatgTGTCAATGTTGCTGcaggtgtggttggcgtttgtgatgtgttctacgtatgtggaagtgttgtgtgatttggttatggctgtgat GTATATAATAGATGGGGACGAACCTACACTTCCTAAGCCACCACTATGGAAGTGGGTGCTGCGAATTATCATGTTATTGCTTCAGCTGGCTCCAGTATTGAG ATACTGTGATGCTCTGGCCTATGGAGTGCAGAGCATCACTGCAGGCAAGGCCGGCAACAGGCTGAGGCAGCAGAAGATGTATCGACGAATGTTGGATGAAGATTCAGATGCAGCACTGCTGAGGCTTTTTCACTGCTTCCTGCATGCTGCACCCCAGGCCATCCTACAGCTCATGATACTCATCTTCCATGTTAATCAGCAGGATGTCAGTTCCATTCAGG CTATTCAAGCCTGGGCCGTGATATGCTCGCTGATATCGGTGGCGTGGTCACTCACATCATATCACCGCTCAGTGAGGTATGCTAGAGACGACAAAGAGAAGTTAGAATGGCAGGGAGCTGTGATGCAATTTTGTTGGCATCTCATGAGTACAG TGTCACGGGTACTGGCCCTGAGCTTGCTGGCATCATTGTTCCCAGCATGGATGGGTACAGTGTGTCTTTGCCACTGGTGTGTCATGTCAGCATGGCTGGCATTGGGGCACCAGCAGACTGCAGTCTGTGCCAGTCGCTGTGAAGAGGTGCTTTTCAGCTTTGTGCTTGGTCTTGCTTACATCCTGGCTTTCATTGCGCCTCGAGATGGGCCTACTCGTTATTCGTACCTGGCCTACTACCTTGTGTTCTTCATGGAAAACACTGGAGCACTAGTTGTTTG GTGTGTGGCAAGCAGCTCAGCACAGAATCCAGTTTTGTATTACGGTGCCGTGGTGGCACAAGTGGTGGCCTTCATCCTAGCACTGGCCTTCATGCTGCTGTACTATCGCTACTTCCATCCTAGCGGTACCTCTGCTACCCTCAGCAAGAGCATCTCCATTACTGACCCGGACATGGATCTCTCAAAGCCAGGTCAGAGCAAGCAGCAGACACTATAG
- the LOC138696005 gene encoding XK-related protein 4-like isoform X1 — MADCVVVKFSNDTVRTRTEDLSHNVAEEGQTLPAGSVFSVYHIICLLLSITTFILDVGFDSWLAYFYYRQGDGAYFALTVTFLIFPAIITTAFSLRWYIIDGDEPTLPKPPLWKWVLRIIMLLLQLAPVLRYCDALAYGVQSITAGKAGNRLRQQKMYRRMLDEDSDAALLRLFHCFLHAAPQAILQLMILIFHVNQQDVSSIQAIQAWAVICSLISVAWSLTSYHRSVRYARDDKEKLEWQGAVMQFCWHLMSTVSRVLALSLLASLFPAWMGTVCLCHWCVMSAWLALGHQQTAVCASRCEEVLFSFVLGLAYILAFIAPRDGPTRYSYLAYYLVFFMENTGALVVWCVASSSAQNPVLYYGAVVAQVVAFILALAFMLLYYRYFHPSGTSATLSKSISITDPDMDLSKPGQSKQQTL; from the exons ATGGCTGATTGTGTTGTAGTAAAGTTTTCAAATGATACAGTTAGAACTAGGACCGAAGATTTAAGTCACAATGTGGCAGAAGAGGGACAGACCTTGCCAGCCGGATCCGTGTTCAGCGTGTATCACATAATTTGCTTGCTGCTATCAATAACAACATTTATACTAGATGTTGGTTTTGATTCCTGGTTGGCATACTTTTACTATCGTCAAGGAGACGGAgcgtatttcgcattgactgTGACATTTCTTATTTTTCCTGCTATTATTACAACAGCATTTAGTTTAAGATG GTATATAATAGATGGGGACGAACCTACACTTCCTAAGCCACCACTATGGAAGTGGGTGCTGCGAATTATCATGTTATTGCTTCAGCTGGCTCCAGTATTGAG ATACTGTGATGCTCTGGCCTATGGAGTGCAGAGCATCACTGCAGGCAAGGCCGGCAACAGGCTGAGGCAGCAGAAGATGTATCGACGAATGTTGGATGAAGATTCAGATGCAGCACTGCTGAGGCTTTTTCACTGCTTCCTGCATGCTGCACCCCAGGCCATCCTACAGCTCATGATACTCATCTTCCATGTTAATCAGCAGGATGTCAGTTCCATTCAGG CTATTCAAGCCTGGGCCGTGATATGCTCGCTGATATCGGTGGCGTGGTCACTCACATCATATCACCGCTCAGTGAGGTATGCTAGAGACGACAAAGAGAAGTTAGAATGGCAGGGAGCTGTGATGCAATTTTGTTGGCATCTCATGAGTACAG TGTCACGGGTACTGGCCCTGAGCTTGCTGGCATCATTGTTCCCAGCATGGATGGGTACAGTGTGTCTTTGCCACTGGTGTGTCATGTCAGCATGGCTGGCATTGGGGCACCAGCAGACTGCAGTCTGTGCCAGTCGCTGTGAAGAGGTGCTTTTCAGCTTTGTGCTTGGTCTTGCTTACATCCTGGCTTTCATTGCGCCTCGAGATGGGCCTACTCGTTATTCGTACCTGGCCTACTACCTTGTGTTCTTCATGGAAAACACTGGAGCACTAGTTGTTTG GTGTGTGGCAAGCAGCTCAGCACAGAATCCAGTTTTGTATTACGGTGCCGTGGTGGCACAAGTGGTGGCCTTCATCCTAGCACTGGCCTTCATGCTGCTGTACTATCGCTACTTCCATCCTAGCGGTACCTCTGCTACCCTCAGCAAGAGCATCTCCATTACTGACCCGGACATGGATCTCTCAAAGCCAGGTCAGAGCAAGCAGCAGACACTATAG
- the LOC138696005 gene encoding XK-related protein 4-like isoform X2, with protein MADCVVVKFSNDTVRTRTEDLSHNVAEEGQTLPAGSVFSVYHIICLLLSITTFILDVGFDSWLAYFYYRQGDGAYFALTVTFLIFPAIITTAFSLRWYIIDGDEPTLPKPPLWKWVLRIIMLLLQLAPVLRYCDALAYGVQSITAGKAGNRLRQQKMYRRMLDEDSDAALLRLFHCFLHAAPQAILQLMILIFHVNQQDVSSIQAIQAWAVICSLISVAWSLTSYHRSVRYARDDKEKLEWQGAVMQFCWHLMSTVSRVLALSLLASLFPAWMGTVCLCHWCVMSAWLALGHQQTAVCASRCEEVLFSFVLGLAYILAFIAPRDGPTRYSYLAYYLVFFMENTGALVVWCVASSSAQNPVLYYGAVVAQVVAFILALAFMLLYYRYFHPSGTSATLSKSISITDPDMDLSKPGIRVR; from the exons ATGGCTGATTGTGTTGTAGTAAAGTTTTCAAATGATACAGTTAGAACTAGGACCGAAGATTTAAGTCACAATGTGGCAGAAGAGGGACAGACCTTGCCAGCCGGATCCGTGTTCAGCGTGTATCACATAATTTGCTTGCTGCTATCAATAACAACATTTATACTAGATGTTGGTTTTGATTCCTGGTTGGCATACTTTTACTATCGTCAAGGAGACGGAgcgtatttcgcattgactgTGACATTTCTTATTTTTCCTGCTATTATTACAACAGCATTTAGTTTAAGATG GTATATAATAGATGGGGACGAACCTACACTTCCTAAGCCACCACTATGGAAGTGGGTGCTGCGAATTATCATGTTATTGCTTCAGCTGGCTCCAGTATTGAG ATACTGTGATGCTCTGGCCTATGGAGTGCAGAGCATCACTGCAGGCAAGGCCGGCAACAGGCTGAGGCAGCAGAAGATGTATCGACGAATGTTGGATGAAGATTCAGATGCAGCACTGCTGAGGCTTTTTCACTGCTTCCTGCATGCTGCACCCCAGGCCATCCTACAGCTCATGATACTCATCTTCCATGTTAATCAGCAGGATGTCAGTTCCATTCAGG CTATTCAAGCCTGGGCCGTGATATGCTCGCTGATATCGGTGGCGTGGTCACTCACATCATATCACCGCTCAGTGAGGTATGCTAGAGACGACAAAGAGAAGTTAGAATGGCAGGGAGCTGTGATGCAATTTTGTTGGCATCTCATGAGTACAG TGTCACGGGTACTGGCCCTGAGCTTGCTGGCATCATTGTTCCCAGCATGGATGGGTACAGTGTGTCTTTGCCACTGGTGTGTCATGTCAGCATGGCTGGCATTGGGGCACCAGCAGACTGCAGTCTGTGCCAGTCGCTGTGAAGAGGTGCTTTTCAGCTTTGTGCTTGGTCTTGCTTACATCCTGGCTTTCATTGCGCCTCGAGATGGGCCTACTCGTTATTCGTACCTGGCCTACTACCTTGTGTTCTTCATGGAAAACACTGGAGCACTAGTTGTTTG GTGTGTGGCAAGCAGCTCAGCACAGAATCCAGTTTTGTATTACGGTGCCGTGGTGGCACAAGTGGTGGCCTTCATCCTAGCACTGGCCTTCATGCTGCTGTACTATCGCTACTTCCATCCTAGCGGTACCTCTGCTACCCTCAGCAAGAGCATCTCCATTACTGACCCGGACATGGATCTCTCAAAGCCAG GTATTCGGGTCAGATAG